One Pagrus major chromosome 15, Pma_NU_1.0 DNA window includes the following coding sequences:
- the LOC141009203 gene encoding uncharacterized protein isoform X1, translating into MEMPAGKPYHFSFTLMMKQLNQDFLLLFGAETASRMLEKWDTTFRPKVINGARHLTQSIELCRLLKAAEKLTENDDTTWDGDMASLLLLLRLLPPTAGRKRTKMSPSDAVDKMLHFHKSRCSLDELLRRRDGRQPYILAVGRTRNRIDTFYIVVDKQLIPCQATSSLGAFDELFKSHYVFNLSYDECLGQLFTFVQTTVFNIDVATTNESPRVREFRAKVFN; encoded by the exons ATGGAGATGCCTGCAGGGAAGCCATATCATTTCTCATTCACTCTCATGATGAAGCAA CTGAATCAAGACTTCCTTCTGCTGTTTGGAGCTGAAACAGCCTCCAGGATGCTTGAGAAGTGGGACACAACTTTCAGGCCCAAAGTTATCAATGGGGCCAGACACCTGACTCAGTCAATTGAGCTGTGCCGACTTCTAAAAGCTGCTGAGAAACTGACAGAGAACGATGACACCA CCTGGGACGGTGACATGgcttctctgctgctccttctcCGTCTCCTGCCACCCACAGCTGGACGGAAGAGGACCAAGATGAGCCCCAGTGATGCAGTGGACAAAATGTTGCACTTTCACAAG TCACGCTGCAGCTTGGATGAACTCCTCCGGAGAAGAGATGGTAGACAACCATACATCCTTGCTGTTGGTCGAACCAGGAACAGGATTGACACTTTCTACATTGTCGTGGACAAACAGCTCATCCCCTGCCAAGCCACTAGCTCGTTGGGTGCATTTGACGAACTGTTTAAATCCCACTACGTGTTCAACCTGTCGTACGATGAGTGCCTGGGCCAGCTCTTCACCTTCGTGCAAACAACAGTTTTCAATATTGATGTAGCAACAACAAATGAGTCTCCCAGAGTTCGAGAGTTTCGTGCTAAAGTCTTCAACTGA
- the cart4 gene encoding cocaine- and amphetamine-regulated transcript 4: protein MESVRAVVYLSVCLSVLTSLCQGQRSTDSRLPSAPDEPIMGLTAKDLAEALQGFLDEADSSVGLSVEKKASVIPRCDVGERCAMKHGPRIGRLCDCLRGTACNTFFLRCY from the exons ATGGAGAGCGTTCGAGCCGTCGTCtacctgtccgtctgtctgtccgtgCTGACATCACTCTGTCAGGGTCAGAGGTCGACCGACAGCCGTCTGCCGTCCGCACCGGACGAGCCCATCATGGGACTCACAGCCAAAGACCTG gctgaaGCTCTGCAGGGTTTCCTGGACGAGGCTGACAGCAGCGTCGGTCTCTCTGTGGAGAAGAAGGCCAGCGTCATCCCGCGG tgtgacGTGGGCGAGCGCTGTGCGATGAAACATGGACCTCGAATCGGTCGACTGTGCGACTGTCTGAGAGGAACAGCCTGCAACACCTTCTTCCTGCGCTgctactga
- the LOC141009203 gene encoding uncharacterized protein isoform X2 — protein sequence MLEKWDTTFRPKVINGARHLTQSIELCRLLKAAEKLTENDDTTWDGDMASLLLLLRLLPPTAGRKRTKMSPSDAVDKMLHFHKSRCSLDELLRRRDGRQPYILAVGRTRNRIDTFYIVVDKQLIPCQATSSLGAFDELFKSHYVFNLSYDECLGQLFTFVQTTVFNIDVATTNESPRVREFRAKVFN from the exons ATGCTTGAGAAGTGGGACACAACTTTCAGGCCCAAAGTTATCAATGGGGCCAGACACCTGACTCAGTCAATTGAGCTGTGCCGACTTCTAAAAGCTGCTGAGAAACTGACAGAGAACGATGACACCA CCTGGGACGGTGACATGgcttctctgctgctccttctcCGTCTCCTGCCACCCACAGCTGGACGGAAGAGGACCAAGATGAGCCCCAGTGATGCAGTGGACAAAATGTTGCACTTTCACAAG TCACGCTGCAGCTTGGATGAACTCCTCCGGAGAAGAGATGGTAGACAACCATACATCCTTGCTGTTGGTCGAACCAGGAACAGGATTGACACTTTCTACATTGTCGTGGACAAACAGCTCATCCCCTGCCAAGCCACTAGCTCGTTGGGTGCATTTGACGAACTGTTTAAATCCCACTACGTGTTCAACCTGTCGTACGATGAGTGCCTGGGCCAGCTCTTCACCTTCGTGCAAACAACAGTTTTCAATATTGATGTAGCAACAACAAATGAGTCTCCCAGAGTTCGAGAGTTTCGTGCTAAAGTCTTCAACTGA